The following coding sequences lie in one Arachis hypogaea cultivar Tifrunner chromosome 9, arahy.Tifrunner.gnm2.J5K5, whole genome shotgun sequence genomic window:
- the LOC112710125 gene encoding disease resistance protein RPV1 isoform X3 produces MALSVVASSSSSYSQISVTRQYDVFISFRGEDTRNSFTSHLHSALRRNQIETFIDYRIQKGGAIWNELVEAIRDSNLFLVIFSENYASSKWCLRELVEIMECKKKNENVIVIPVFYRIEPTHVRKQTGSYQKVFAEHQRSTDRKEVQQWRTALTEAANLSGFHCDYHRYLNVF; encoded by the exons ATGGCACTTTCAgttgttgcttcttcttcttcttcttattctcaaATATCTGTCACTCGTCAATACGATGTCTTTATCAGCTTCAGAGGCGAGGACACGCGTAACAGCTTCACCAGCCATCTTCATTCGGCTCTCCGCAGAAACCAGATTGAGACGTTCATAGATTACAGAATCCAGAAAGGAGGAGCCATCTGGAACGAACTTGTTGAGGCCATCAGAGACTCAAACTTGTTTCTTGTTATCTTCTCTGAGAATTATGCTTCCTCAAAGTGGTGCTTGAGAGAGCTGGTGGAGATCATGGAAtgcaagaagaagaatgaaaatgtGATTGTGATTCCAGTTTTCTACAGAATAGAACCCACACATGTTCGCAAGCAGACTGGAAGTTACCAGAAAGTATTCGCTGAACACCAGAGATCCACCGACCGTAAAGAAGTGCAGCAATGGAGGACTGCACTCACTGAAGCTGCCAATCTTTCTGGCTTCCATTGCGATTACCACAG gtacctgaacgtcttctga